From the genome of Candidatus Electrothrix communis, one region includes:
- a CDS encoding cold-shock protein, which yields MAEGTVKWFNDAKGFGFIEQDGGADVFVHHSAIQADGFKSLTEGARVSFDVVDGQKGLAAENVVQL from the coding sequence ATGGCAGAAGGCACAGTGAAATGGTTTAACGATGCCAAAGGATTTGGGTTTATTGAGCAGGACGGTGGAGCTGATGTTTTTGTACATCATTCCGCAATTCAGGCTGACGGTTTCAAGTCTTTGACAGAAGGAGCGCGAGTGAGCTTTGATGTCGTTGACGGACAAAAAGGACTGGCTGCTGAGAATGTTGTACAGCTGTAA